GGAAGGCCCATCGTTTTGTTAAAACCCGTGATCAATGCCGTAACACACACATCAAGCTATGACAAATCCGAAGACTAAAAAATAATATTAATACGAACTTCCAAAATGAAATACTAAAACATAGAAAACTCTATACCATAACAACATCATAAAAAAAATATCTTAGGTTTACAAAAACTTTTACAATGGATGAGAAATATTAACCATTCATATTCATAACAAATATCTTTCAATCTAAGAATAAAAAGTTTTCTGGCCGTTGCGAATGAGCCATTGACACACATGTAACGCAATTACATAAATGTTGAAAATCCAGAGGAAAAAATTAAACCGTCCAATTATGGGTTACAATAAATATACGAAAAAAAATTGCAAAACCATCAATCCACTTTCTCTAAGGAAAACAAACACGAAGCACCATCATCGGCCCTATATAAACAAAGAGAAGCAACGAAAAAACTAAAAAATAACATCAAAAGCAAAAATACACAAACAGAGGATTTTTTCATGAGTTCCATCAATCCGAAACAAAGTATCATGCAGACCCTTGAGGCCATGCCTGAAGACATGCGTCTTCTAATAGTTTCGAAAGTAGGCCAAAACTCCCCCGTCGACTACTTCAATACGGTTTTGACATGCAGAAGCCTAAGCTTCCGTCCAGACAACCCCTCTGTTGCCAAAGATCTCAACCTCTCGCCTTTTGTTAAGAAGCCAGTCCTATCCAATCAGTACGAATCATTAATGGACGCCTACCTTAAAGCAGACAATATTGATGCTCACTTTGTAAAAGGTATGATTCAATTCTTCCAATCTCAAAATCAAGTCCTAGGTCTACATCACATCCACATAGCATCAAAGAGTGGTCACCTACAAGGAAGATACATTTTTGGTGTTCTCCTCATGGCCATCGGCGAGACAGACAAAGGAATCAAAATCATCAACGACCTCACGGAAGAGAAAGGTATTTCGTTGGTTGAGGATTGAATGATAAATTTCAAGAGGGCTCTGGAACGTCCACTTCTTCAGATGAGGGATATATATAAGAGCTCGGTTCTGAAAATGTGGCCAGAGCTGAACTGCCATCCTGGAGACGGAACGGCGAACACGGTCTGCTCAAAGTGTTTCCACTTCTTTTTACTCACCGATTTCTACACGATGATGATGGGCTTCAACAACCTTCTGGATTAAGAACACCCGTAACACCCATAACACCAAACTTTATTAATATCAACCCGTTCACCTTCTCTATTAGCTTGAAATAAAACTTCCTACCATTTGGTTTT
The DNA window shown above is from Brassica oleracea var. oleracea cultivar TO1000 chromosome C3, BOL, whole genome shotgun sequence and carries:
- the LOC106334252 gene encoding F-box protein At2g35280-like, with translation MSSINPKQSIMQTLEAMPEDMRLLIVSKVGQNSPVDYFNTVLTCRSLSFRPDNPSVAKDLNLSPFVKKPVLSNQYESLMDAYLKADNIDAHFVKGMIQFFQSQNQVLGLHHIHIASKSGHLQGRYIFGVLLMAIGETDKGIKIINDLTEEKGISLVED